The following proteins come from a genomic window of Microbacterium lacus:
- a CDS encoding FAS1-like dehydratase domain-containing protein, which yields MTDVYGPVATTAPAEEIVQVTRDAIRRFAFAAGISALEHHDAEVARCAGHRDVIGPPYFFASLGLGMGHVRPRDELSLGGIALDDPLAFSKVVAGETCVRWHGTIYAGDTIRIRCTFVGVERKAGRSGVFDVYTFRREYFRGDELLIDETYSRIAR from the coding sequence ATGACTGATGTTTACGGGCCCGTCGCCACCACGGCACCCGCGGAAGAGATCGTGCAAGTGACGCGAGACGCGATACGAAGGTTTGCTTTCGCCGCCGGCATCTCGGCCCTTGAGCACCACGATGCGGAGGTGGCCCGATGCGCCGGCCACCGCGATGTCATCGGCCCCCCATACTTCTTCGCATCACTCGGGCTGGGTATGGGGCACGTCCGCCCGCGGGACGAGTTAAGTCTCGGAGGAATTGCGCTGGACGATCCGCTCGCCTTCAGCAAGGTTGTCGCGGGCGAAACCTGCGTGCGATGGCATGGGACCATCTACGCCGGCGACACTATTCGCATCCGCTGCACATTTGTGGGAGTCGAGCGCAAGGCCGGGCGATCGGGCGTTTTCGATGTCTACACGTTCCGTCGCGAGTACTTCCGCGGTGACGAGCTGCTCATTGACGAGACCTACAGCCGAATCGCTCGATAG
- a CDS encoding Zn-ribbon domain-containing OB-fold protein: MIHNDRHNRARLIAPEIAPYLHGDEGAPLSLPRCTICGRVQWPPRPSCVECGGIRFSPYSAAPRGTLFSWTTTHRAPSPEYADLTPFTVVIVELDDHDGVRLLGRLAATGDVPSLRVGMRMHGARERDARERSLLTWRIDD, from the coding sequence GTGATCCACAACGACCGCCATAACCGGGCGCGGCTGATCGCGCCCGAGATCGCACCGTACCTGCATGGCGACGAGGGAGCGCCGCTCTCCCTACCGCGCTGCACGATCTGCGGACGTGTGCAGTGGCCGCCACGACCGTCGTGCGTCGAATGCGGTGGAATCCGCTTCTCGCCGTATTCCGCGGCCCCTCGCGGCACACTCTTTTCCTGGACGACGACGCACCGAGCGCCATCGCCCGAGTATGCCGACCTGACGCCTTTCACCGTCGTGATTGTCGAGCTCGACGATCACGACGGCGTTCGCTTGCTCGGTCGCTTGGCCGCTACGGGCGATGTTCCATCGCTACGGGTGGGGATGCGAATGCACGGTGCCCGGGAGCGCGACGCTCGTGAGCGGTCGCTATTGACCTGGAGGATCGATGACTGA
- a CDS encoding thiolase family protein yields the protein MTNADIQIAGVGASAFTRASGVSVVSLARQAACAALDDAGLQASDVGVVVPVGGSLFTEDLIAAVALRDDVIDLIPPPGGNGGLNAVGLGQLALRSGAADIALIVFARNGRSVNRIDRRVALLPGQQFRELLERPYGWVSPAQWYAMIAQRHMALHGTTVDALAEVALTMRAHAQLNPAAMMNGRPMTRVDYDRSPTVTDPYRVLDCSLETDGAVAVVLTSRGRSRTRTGARDIPLLAFASARPQSPDDLTNREDWMRIGLSAAAPAAYESAGLGPSDVDTAMIYDCFTFEVIHQLEEAGFCARGEADSFVRSGALRLGGLLPTNTHGGLLSEGHLLGLSHVVEAVRQLRQEAFGRQVDDPRVAAVTGWGDWGDGSMALLGRPGAV from the coding sequence ATGACGAACGCCGACATACAGATCGCCGGTGTCGGCGCCAGCGCATTCACACGCGCAAGCGGAGTCTCGGTGGTGTCGCTCGCCCGGCAGGCCGCGTGCGCCGCGCTCGACGACGCCGGATTGCAGGCAAGCGATGTGGGAGTCGTCGTGCCCGTCGGCGGGTCTCTTTTCACCGAGGACTTGATTGCAGCCGTGGCGCTGCGAGACGACGTCATCGACCTAATCCCTCCGCCCGGCGGAAACGGCGGACTGAATGCGGTAGGGCTCGGGCAGCTGGCTTTGCGCTCGGGAGCTGCCGACATCGCCCTGATTGTCTTCGCGCGCAATGGCCGCTCGGTCAACCGCATCGACCGCCGCGTTGCCCTGTTGCCTGGTCAGCAGTTCCGGGAGCTCTTGGAGCGCCCGTATGGCTGGGTCTCACCGGCCCAGTGGTATGCCATGATCGCCCAGCGGCACATGGCGCTGCACGGTACGACCGTCGATGCACTTGCGGAGGTGGCGCTGACCATGCGAGCGCATGCGCAGCTCAATCCCGCCGCGATGATGAATGGCCGGCCAATGACGCGGGTCGATTACGACCGCTCCCCGACCGTGACTGATCCCTACCGCGTGCTGGACTGCTCTCTGGAGACGGATGGTGCCGTCGCCGTCGTACTGACAAGCCGGGGGCGATCACGCACAAGGACCGGTGCGCGCGATATACCTCTCCTCGCCTTCGCCTCCGCTCGGCCCCAAAGTCCGGACGACCTGACTAATCGAGAAGACTGGATGCGGATCGGATTGAGCGCGGCTGCGCCGGCGGCGTATGAGTCGGCCGGTCTCGGACCGTCGGACGTCGACACGGCGATGATCTACGACTGCTTCACCTTCGAAGTGATCCACCAGCTGGAGGAGGCCGGCTTCTGTGCGCGGGGCGAGGCGGACTCATTCGTGCGTAGCGGAGCCCTTCGTCTGGGTGGCTTGCTGCCGACGAACACACACGGTGGCCTGCTTTCGGAAGGACACCTGCTCGGGCTCTCGCATGTCGTCGAGGCCGTCAGGCAACTGCGCCAAGAGGCTTTCGGCCGCCAAGTAGATGACCCTCGGGTGGCGGCGGTCACCGGCTGGGGAGACTGGGGCGACGGATCGATGGCGCTGCTGGGAAGGCCAGGTGCCGTGTGA